The Microbacterium luteum genome includes a region encoding these proteins:
- a CDS encoding ABC transporter substrate-binding protein, which yields MRKPLLALSAVAVSALVLAGCSTGGDAAGDASSDDATISIGSLYEPQNLSNTQGGGQGVTEALNGNVYEGLYKLTDDGEVEPLLAESAELSEDGLTYTVTLHEGITFHSGAPLTSADVKTSVEAVIAEDSQSARKSSFGPISEITTPDDQTVVFELSERSISFPYNLSYVWITGPEASAETTDGTGPYTLDEWRQGSTLTLLRWDDYWGEAAANAEVVFTYFTDATAENNALLSGEIDLVTSIQNPDSLAQFEDNADFTVSEGTSTTKELLAFNDRVAPFDDALVRKAVYSAIDREQLLTSIWGDYGTLIGSMVPPTDPWYVDLTDVNPYDPELSRELLDAAGYADGFTFTLDTPSYDPHPVVAEFLQAQLAEVGITVEINTISADEWYTKVFAERDFEATLQEHVNDRDVVWYGNPDFYWGYDNADVQQWVAEAEQAETVEQQTELLTQVNEQIAEDAASVWLYLYPQIVVADSDLSGYPVNGLNSQFFVYDIVKN from the coding sequence ATGAGAAAGCCCCTGCTCGCCCTGTCCGCCGTCGCCGTCTCGGCGCTCGTGCTCGCCGGATGCAGCACCGGTGGCGACGCCGCCGGCGACGCCTCGTCGGACGACGCCACGATCTCCATCGGCTCGCTGTACGAGCCGCAGAACCTCAGCAACACCCAGGGCGGCGGCCAAGGCGTCACCGAGGCGCTGAACGGCAACGTCTACGAGGGTCTGTACAAGCTCACCGACGACGGCGAGGTCGAGCCGCTGCTGGCCGAGTCGGCCGAGCTGAGCGAAGACGGCCTCACCTACACCGTCACGCTGCACGAGGGCATCACGTTCCACTCCGGCGCGCCCCTCACCTCCGCCGACGTGAAGACCAGCGTCGAGGCGGTCATCGCCGAGGACTCCCAGTCGGCGCGCAAGTCCAGCTTCGGACCCATCAGCGAGATCACCACCCCCGACGACCAGACGGTCGTGTTCGAGCTGTCCGAGCGATCGATCTCGTTCCCCTACAACCTCAGCTACGTGTGGATCACCGGTCCCGAGGCGAGCGCCGAGACCACCGACGGCACCGGTCCGTACACGCTCGACGAGTGGCGCCAGGGCTCGACCCTGACCCTCCTCCGCTGGGACGACTACTGGGGCGAGGCCGCGGCGAACGCCGAGGTCGTCTTCACCTACTTCACCGACGCGACGGCCGAGAACAACGCCCTGCTCAGCGGCGAGATCGACCTAGTCACGAGCATCCAGAACCCCGACTCGCTCGCGCAGTTCGAGGACAACGCCGACTTCACCGTCAGCGAGGGCACCTCGACCACCAAGGAGCTGCTCGCCTTCAACGACCGCGTGGCCCCCTTCGACGACGCCCTCGTGCGCAAGGCCGTCTACTCCGCGATCGACCGTGAGCAGCTGCTCACCTCGATCTGGGGAGACTACGGCACGCTCATCGGCTCGATGGTCCCCCCGACCGACCCGTGGTACGTCGACCTGACCGACGTGAACCCGTACGACCCCGAGCTGTCTCGCGAGCTTCTGGATGCCGCCGGCTACGCCGACGGGTTCACCTTCACCCTGGACACGCCGAGCTACGACCCGCACCCGGTTGTGGCCGAGTTCCTGCAGGCGCAGCTGGCCGAGGTCGGCATCACCGTCGAGATCAACACGATCAGCGCCGACGAGTGGTACACCAAGGTCTTCGCCGAGCGTGACTTCGAAGCCACCCTGCAGGAGCACGTCAACGACCGCGACGTCGTCTGGTACGGCAACCCCGACTTCTACTGGGGCTACGACAACGCCGACGTGCAGCAGTGGGTCGCCGAGGCCGAGCAGGCCGAGACGGTCGAGCAGCAGACCGAGCTGCTCACGCAGGTCAACGAGCAGATCGCCGAAGACGCCGCGAGCGTGTGGCTGTACCTGTACCCGCAGATCGTCGTCGCCGACAGCGACCTGTCGGGCTACCCCGTCAACGGCCTGAACTCGCAGTTCTTCGTCTACGACATCGTCAAGAACTGA
- a CDS encoding DUF1684 domain-containing protein, whose protein sequence is MSASDHARWLDQRARTVTAATGNLALVETRWSGATRPDVDAERAVAGPTVTVTELSRTSIDTGEPEYGLRRWDADSAAIRAFEHIDAFGYDPDWVIEGRFTPVEGDGSARTVPFEHIRDNGGTRDLVVPGDIHVTIRGEEFTLAAFDDGGTLLLVFADATNGSETYGPGRFLFVPRDADAAGDAGTVVLDFNRAFVPPCGFSAQFNCPLPPASNRFPFRVPAGEKNVVFRDGFDISAA, encoded by the coding sequence ATGTCTGCCTCCGACCATGCCCGCTGGCTCGACCAGCGCGCCCGCACCGTGACCGCCGCCACCGGAAACCTCGCTCTCGTCGAGACCCGCTGGAGCGGCGCCACCCGCCCCGACGTCGACGCCGAGCGGGCCGTCGCCGGCCCGACCGTGACCGTCACCGAGCTCTCGCGCACGTCGATCGACACGGGTGAACCGGAATACGGGCTGCGTCGCTGGGATGCCGATTCCGCGGCGATCCGCGCTTTCGAGCACATCGATGCCTTCGGCTACGACCCGGACTGGGTCATCGAAGGCCGCTTCACCCCGGTCGAGGGCGACGGGTCCGCCCGCACGGTGCCCTTCGAGCACATCCGCGACAACGGCGGCACCCGCGATCTCGTCGTCCCCGGCGACATCCATGTGACGATCCGCGGCGAGGAATTCACCCTCGCGGCCTTCGACGACGGCGGCACGCTGCTGCTCGTGTTCGCCGACGCGACGAACGGGTCGGAGACCTACGGGCCCGGACGATTCCTCTTCGTACCGCGCGATGCCGACGCGGCGGGCGATGCGGGAACCGTCGTGCTCGACTTCAACCGCGCCTTCGTCCCGCCGTGCGGGTTCTCGGCGCAGTTCAACTGCCCCCTGCCTCCGGCGTCCAACCGGTTCCCCTTCCGGGTGCCCGCCGGCGAGAAGAACGTCGTGTTCCGCGACGGCTTCGACATCTCCGCGGCCTGA
- a CDS encoding MOSC domain-containing protein, translated as MEESAATPDLVDAGAVSDLYIYPIRGLSGQRLERVTVDPDRGFPFDRCWALPKRQAAEAASGDRPLTSAEAYGLTVFPRLAGVSTHLDPETERLRVHVQEHVVLDVSLRDDTDVREAERFFARVLDLDEADRPRLVRRANRTFNFSYTASVSEHLTWACHLVNLASIRDLEERIAHEVDPRRFRANLYVDLGEPWIERDLIGKEFRAGEVVLRGEMMAARCAATEVNLETTERDLPIPRLLKQHYGHTDLGIYANILSGGDLAPGLPVAVPAGIGAGCA; from the coding sequence GTGGAAGAGTCAGCCGCGACCCCTGACCTTGTCGATGCCGGCGCGGTCAGCGACCTGTACATCTATCCGATCCGCGGTCTGTCCGGACAGAGACTCGAGCGGGTGACCGTCGACCCCGATCGGGGATTCCCCTTCGACCGGTGCTGGGCGCTGCCGAAGCGTCAGGCGGCCGAGGCCGCATCAGGCGACCGACCGCTCACCTCTGCCGAGGCCTACGGGCTGACGGTCTTCCCGCGTCTGGCAGGCGTCTCGACGCATCTGGATCCCGAGACCGAGAGACTGCGTGTGCACGTGCAGGAGCACGTCGTGCTCGATGTGTCGTTGCGAGATGACACCGACGTGCGGGAGGCCGAGCGCTTCTTCGCGCGGGTGCTCGACCTCGACGAGGCGGACCGACCCCGCCTGGTGCGCCGCGCGAATCGCACCTTCAACTTCTCCTACACGGCCTCGGTCTCCGAGCATCTGACGTGGGCGTGCCACCTCGTCAACCTCGCGTCGATCCGTGATCTCGAAGAGCGCATCGCGCACGAGGTGGACCCGCGACGCTTCCGGGCCAACCTCTACGTCGATCTCGGCGAGCCGTGGATCGAGCGCGACCTCATCGGGAAGGAGTTCCGCGCAGGCGAGGTCGTGCTGCGCGGAGAGATGATGGCCGCGCGGTGCGCGGCGACCGAGGTGAACCTCGAGACGACCGAGCGCGACCTGCCGATCCCCCGCCTCCTGAAGCAGCACTACGGCCACACCGACCTCGGCATCTACGCGAACATCCTCTCGGGCGGCGACCTGGCGCCGGGACTGCCGGTCGCGGTTCCCGCCGGGATCGGAGCCGGGTGCGCATGA
- a CDS encoding PDR/VanB family oxidoreductase, with amino-acid sequence MTRGETDIPVVVTGRRRLAPTIDEFTLAAAHGGALPAFEAGAHIDVETPGGHRRSYSLCAPTAARPRAYTIAVDRRADGEGGSVSMHDRAATGSPVRISSPSTGFDLHPTTRRAVLIAGGVGITAVRGMRRDLQEAGVASTLVYLVRDRSAAAYLDELDAPDVVVHATREHDGRRFDLWPLLADPTDSEVYCCGPAPLMRTVQALTMHWRPARLHFEDFVGVCAVDPFAQPFTAVWQPTGERVSVGSDQSLLDRLTENGIAVPSSCRSGTCGTCRVRLISGTAQHRDIVLENHERSDQLITCVSRAEREICIGPA; translated from the coding sequence ATGACCCGCGGTGAGACCGACATCCCGGTCGTCGTCACCGGCCGCCGCCGTCTGGCCCCGACGATCGACGAGTTCACCCTCGCCGCGGCCCATGGTGGTGCGCTGCCCGCATTCGAGGCCGGGGCGCACATCGACGTCGAGACTCCCGGCGGCCATCGACGCAGCTACTCGCTGTGCGCTCCGACCGCCGCTCGTCCGCGGGCGTACACGATCGCGGTGGATCGCCGTGCCGACGGCGAGGGCGGCTCGGTGAGCATGCACGACCGTGCCGCCACCGGCTCGCCGGTGCGGATCTCCTCTCCGAGCACGGGGTTCGACCTTCATCCGACGACGCGCCGGGCGGTTCTCATCGCCGGCGGAGTGGGAATCACCGCCGTGCGCGGAATGCGACGCGACCTGCAGGAGGCGGGGGTGGCGAGCACTCTCGTCTACCTCGTGAGGGACCGATCCGCTGCGGCCTACCTCGACGAGCTCGATGCGCCCGATGTCGTCGTGCACGCCACCCGCGAGCACGATGGGCGACGATTCGACCTGTGGCCACTCCTGGCCGACCCCACCGACAGCGAGGTCTACTGCTGCGGACCGGCGCCGCTCATGCGCACCGTGCAGGCCCTGACGATGCACTGGCGTCCCGCGCGGCTGCACTTCGAGGACTTCGTCGGCGTCTGCGCGGTCGACCCGTTCGCCCAGCCCTTCACCGCCGTGTGGCAGCCGACCGGCGAACGCGTGTCGGTCGGCAGTGACCAGTCCCTCCTCGACCGGCTCACCGAGAACGGAATCGCCGTTCCGAGCTCGTGCCGGTCGGGAACGTGCGGGACGTGTCGCGTGCGCCTGATCTCGGGGACCGCGCAGCACCGCGACATCGTGCTGGAAAACCACGAACGCTCCGACCAGCTCATCACCTGCGTCTCGCGCGCCGAGCGCGAGATCTGCATCGGTCCTGCCTGA
- a CDS encoding adenylosuccinate synthase, with protein sequence MPGIVIVGVQWGDEGKGKATDLLGDRTDWVVKFNGGNNAGHTVVIGDEKYALHLLPSGILSPGVNAVIGNGVVVDLEVLFDELTALQARGLDTSRLKVSANAHIITHYHRTLDKVTERFLGKRQIGTTGRGIGPAYADKINRVGIRVQDLFDENILRQKVEGALDQKNHLLVKVFNRRAITCDEVVEELLSYAERLRPMVADTGLLLDEALKRDEVVVFEGGQATMLDVDHGTYPFVTSSSATAGGAATGSGVGPGRLDRIVGIVKAYTTRVGSGPFPTELFDENGDFLRSRGFEFGTTTGRPRRVGWYDAPITRYATRINGITDLVLTKLDILTGLDRIPVCVAYDVDGTRFDEVPVNQTDFHHAKPILEYFPGWKEDISGARNFDDLPQNAQDYVLALEAMSGTRISVIGVGPARDAVVVRHDLV encoded by the coding sequence ATGCCAGGCATCGTGATCGTCGGCGTCCAGTGGGGCGACGAGGGCAAAGGCAAGGCCACCGATCTGCTCGGTGACCGCACCGACTGGGTCGTGAAGTTCAACGGCGGCAACAACGCCGGCCACACCGTCGTCATCGGCGATGAGAAGTACGCGCTGCACCTGCTGCCCTCCGGCATCCTCTCCCCGGGCGTGAACGCCGTGATCGGCAACGGCGTCGTCGTCGACCTCGAGGTGCTCTTCGACGAGCTCACCGCCCTGCAGGCCCGGGGCCTGGACACATCGCGTCTGAAGGTCAGCGCGAACGCGCACATCATCACGCACTACCACCGCACCCTCGACAAGGTCACCGAGCGCTTCCTCGGCAAGCGGCAGATCGGCACCACCGGGCGCGGGATCGGCCCGGCCTACGCCGACAAGATCAACCGTGTCGGCATCCGCGTGCAGGACCTGTTCGACGAGAACATCCTGCGTCAGAAGGTCGAGGGCGCGCTCGATCAGAAGAACCACCTGCTCGTGAAGGTCTTCAACCGCCGCGCGATCACGTGCGACGAGGTCGTCGAGGAGCTGCTGTCGTACGCCGAGCGGCTGCGCCCGATGGTCGCCGACACCGGCCTCCTGCTCGACGAGGCACTGAAGCGCGACGAGGTCGTCGTCTTCGAGGGCGGCCAGGCCACGATGCTCGATGTCGACCACGGCACCTACCCGTTCGTGACCTCGTCGTCGGCGACCGCCGGGGGAGCCGCGACCGGATCGGGCGTCGGACCGGGGCGCCTGGACCGCATCGTCGGCATCGTGAAGGCGTACACGACCCGTGTCGGCTCGGGGCCGTTCCCCACGGAGCTGTTCGACGAGAACGGCGACTTCCTGCGCTCGCGCGGCTTCGAGTTCGGCACGACCACCGGCCGCCCGCGCCGCGTCGGCTGGTACGACGCGCCCATCACCCGCTACGCGACGCGCATCAACGGCATCACCGACCTGGTGCTCACCAAGCTCGACATCCTCACCGGCCTGGACCGCATCCCGGTCTGCGTCGCGTACGACGTCGACGGCACGCGCTTCGACGAAGTGCCCGTGAACCAGACCGACTTCCACCACGCGAAGCCGATCCTGGAGTACTTCCCCGGGTGGAAGGAAGACATCTCCGGCGCCCGCAACTTCGACGATCTGCCGCAGAACGCGCAGGACTACGTGCTCGCGCTCGAGGCAATGAGCGGCACCCGCATCTCGGTGATCGGCGTCGGGCCGGCTCGAGACGCGGTCGTCGTGCGGCACGACCTCGTCTGA
- a CDS encoding lactonase family protein, with the protein MRFFTGGYTADMGGEATGIGMLHAGSADTAYVDGALGFGGDVVAADSPSWLAAHPTRDVIYAALEKTGAVQAYARTGESTLVPLGAAVPAGAATCHVAVAPDGGSLLAACWGDGSVVRMTLDAEGRPTDPRRAPAASDPYDAEPDVDAIRTQVLGATAEEAGEVPSARPSRAHQSRYLPDGTVVTTDLGLDLVRVWRPVDGRLRAHQQVALPRGSGPRHTVWHPSGHLYVVTEFSREVFVLAPDATGAWRVLGGVPLGGLAGDTGAEIALGRDAAFVYAGLRGSDTMAVLRVRGGGDALEPVALVETGVVWPRNHVVVRDTLLVEGERSHEVVSFTLDPRTGVPGRIRHRTTVPSPTHLLPVR; encoded by the coding sequence ATGCGGTTCTTCACGGGCGGCTACACCGCTGACATGGGCGGTGAGGCCACCGGCATAGGGATGCTGCACGCCGGCTCGGCCGACACGGCCTACGTCGACGGCGCCCTCGGGTTCGGCGGCGACGTGGTGGCGGCCGACTCTCCGTCGTGGCTCGCGGCGCATCCCACCCGCGACGTCATCTATGCGGCGCTGGAGAAGACCGGCGCCGTGCAGGCCTACGCCCGCACCGGTGAATCCACGCTCGTGCCGCTCGGCGCCGCGGTTCCGGCCGGCGCAGCGACGTGTCACGTCGCGGTCGCGCCCGACGGTGGCAGCCTGCTCGCCGCCTGCTGGGGCGACGGCTCGGTGGTGCGGATGACGCTCGACGCGGAGGGCCGCCCGACCGACCCGCGTCGTGCGCCTGCCGCATCCGACCCCTACGACGCCGAACCCGACGTCGACGCCATCCGTACTCAGGTCCTCGGGGCGACGGCCGAAGAGGCGGGTGAGGTGCCCTCGGCGCGTCCCTCCCGCGCGCACCAGTCCCGTTATCTTCCGGACGGCACGGTCGTGACGACCGACCTCGGCCTCGATCTCGTGCGGGTGTGGCGGCCGGTCGACGGGCGACTGCGTGCGCATCAGCAGGTCGCGCTTCCTCGCGGTTCCGGCCCCCGGCACACGGTCTGGCATCCGAGCGGGCACCTGTACGTCGTCACCGAGTTCTCGCGCGAGGTCTTCGTGCTCGCCCCGGATGCGACCGGAGCGTGGCGCGTCCTCGGCGGCGTGCCGCTCGGCGGCCTCGCCGGCGACACGGGAGCGGAGATCGCGCTGGGGCGCGACGCCGCCTTCGTCTATGCGGGCCTGCGTGGCAGCGACACGATGGCCGTGCTCCGCGTGCGGGGTGGGGGCGATGCGCTCGAGCCGGTGGCGCTTGTCGAGACCGGCGTGGTGTGGCCACGCAACCACGTCGTGGTGCGGGACACGCTGCTGGTGGAGGGGGAGCGCTCGCACGAGGTGGTCTCGTTCACCCTCGATCCGCGTACCGGAGTGCCCGGGCGCATCCGGCACCGCACGACGGTGCCCTCGCCGACGCACCTGCTGCCGGTGCGCTGA
- a CDS encoding alkyl/aryl-sulfatase: protein MTSTEPSPTIAAEHARLTNTLPFHDSRDHELADRGFLGTIDPMIIRNEAGDVVWDGQSYDFLGGEAPTSVNPSLWRQSTLVAKHGLYEVVDGIYQVRGFDLSNVTFVESDSGVIVIDPLISAETAAAALALYRQHRGHREVRAVIYTHSHIDHFGGVFGVTTEEEVDAGAVAVIAPDGFVEHAVEENVYAGTAMGRRAGYMYGAALARGPEGQVGAGLGQTTSRNGTVGLIPPTLTITRTGESHVIDGVPIEFQMAPGTEAPAEMHFFFPGYRALCMAENATHNLHNLLTLRGALVRDPHVWSRYLTEAIDVFADRADVVFASHHWPTWGHDEIVSFLSTQRDLYAYLHDQTLRMLNTGLTGTEIAEIIQLPPALENAWNARGYYGSVSHNVKAVYQRYMGWFDGNPARLWPHPPAEQAKRYVDAMGGIDRVVTLARTAFDGGDYRWAATLLDHAIFTDADHAAARELYAQTLTQLGYGSENGTWRNFFLSGATELQSGSFGTPQSTSAPTIVAQLTPEQLLDAFAITVDGPKAWDLDLVTDLTFTDLGRSFRVTLRNGVLIYLEREPGSDAALHLSLTKARMIALAAGDTSSPGLQIDGDAGVLESLFSVLDPGDPDFEIVLP, encoded by the coding sequence ATGACCTCCACAGAGCCCTCGCCCACCATCGCTGCCGAGCACGCGCGGCTGACGAACACGCTTCCGTTCCACGACTCCCGCGACCACGAGCTCGCCGACCGAGGCTTCCTCGGCACGATCGATCCGATGATCATCCGCAACGAGGCGGGCGATGTCGTCTGGGACGGCCAGAGCTACGACTTCCTCGGCGGTGAAGCCCCGACCTCGGTGAACCCGAGCCTCTGGCGCCAGTCGACACTGGTCGCCAAGCACGGTCTCTATGAGGTCGTCGACGGCATCTACCAGGTGCGCGGATTCGACCTGTCGAACGTCACCTTCGTCGAGAGCGACTCCGGCGTGATCGTGATCGACCCGCTGATCTCGGCGGAGACCGCGGCCGCCGCGCTGGCGCTGTATCGGCAGCACCGCGGGCATCGTGAGGTGCGGGCGGTCATCTACACCCACAGTCACATCGATCACTTCGGCGGGGTGTTCGGCGTGACCACCGAGGAGGAGGTGGATGCCGGAGCCGTGGCCGTCATCGCGCCGGACGGATTCGTCGAGCACGCGGTGGAAGAGAACGTCTACGCCGGCACCGCCATGGGGCGTCGCGCCGGTTACATGTACGGCGCCGCCCTGGCCCGCGGACCCGAGGGCCAGGTGGGCGCGGGTCTGGGGCAGACCACGTCGCGCAACGGCACCGTCGGCCTCATCCCGCCGACCCTCACCATCACACGGACCGGCGAGAGTCACGTCATCGACGGCGTGCCGATCGAGTTCCAGATGGCGCCCGGAACCGAGGCCCCCGCTGAGATGCACTTCTTCTTCCCCGGCTACCGCGCCCTCTGCATGGCGGAGAACGCCACCCACAACCTGCACAACCTGCTCACGCTGCGCGGTGCGCTCGTGCGCGATCCGCACGTGTGGTCCCGCTATCTGACCGAGGCGATCGACGTGTTCGCCGACCGCGCCGATGTGGTCTTCGCGTCGCACCACTGGCCAACGTGGGGACACGATGAGATCGTGTCGTTCCTGTCGACCCAGCGCGACCTCTACGCCTACCTGCACGATCAGACGCTGCGGATGCTGAACACGGGCCTGACCGGCACCGAGATCGCCGAGATCATCCAGCTTCCGCCGGCCCTCGAGAACGCCTGGAACGCGCGCGGCTACTACGGCTCGGTCAGCCACAACGTCAAGGCGGTCTACCAGCGGTACATGGGATGGTTCGACGGCAACCCCGCTCGACTGTGGCCGCATCCTCCCGCCGAGCAGGCGAAGCGATACGTCGACGCGATGGGCGGCATCGATCGTGTCGTGACCCTCGCACGCACCGCCTTCGACGGCGGCGACTACCGGTGGGCGGCGACGCTGCTCGATCACGCGATCTTCACCGACGCCGACCACGCCGCAGCCAGGGAGCTGTACGCGCAGACGCTGACGCAGCTCGGCTATGGCTCCGAGAACGGCACGTGGCGCAACTTCTTCCTCTCCGGAGCGACCGAGCTGCAGTCGGGGAGCTTCGGAACACCCCAATCGACGAGTGCGCCGACGATCGTGGCGCAGCTGACGCCGGAGCAGCTGCTCGACGCGTTCGCCATCACTGTCGACGGGCCGAAGGCGTGGGATCTCGACCTCGTCACCGACCTGACCTTCACCGACCTCGGCCGCAGCTTCCGGGTGACGCTGCGCAACGGCGTGCTGATCTACCTCGAGAGGGAGCCGGGATCGGATGCCGCGCTGCACCTGTCGCTGACGAAGGCCCGCATGATCGCCCTCGCCGCCGGTGACACGTCGTCGCCGGGGCTGCAGATCGACGGCGATGCAGGAGTGCTGGAGTCGCTGTTCTCGGTCCTCGACCCCGGCGATCCCGACTTCGAGATCGTGCTGCCTTAG
- a CDS encoding AI-2E family transporter codes for MTEVTDSPDDAATPPAAPPKESEPARWFGLRNPFAVGFYAVLGGLVALALGIAVTNIVTVIVYIAFALFVALGLDPVVRALERKNVSRVWSIVIVYFGFAIVLAGVLLLILPTVVEQIAQFITDIPTLINNFMQSDVFLWAEDNFGDSLGDILGEVESFVTNPSNIAAIGGGVLQAGITLATGISGAIIVIVLSLYFLASLPTMKQAFYRLAPARNRSGIADLTEQITDSVGGYLMGMVILAFFNATFTFIMYLILGLPFPALLAVTSFCITIIPLVGPVLFWIIGSTVALFADPLLALIFAAAYLVYMQIEAYVLTPRVMNRTISIPGSLVVIGALVGGTLLGLLGALVAIPVTASILLIIKQVLIPRQDAKV; via the coding sequence ATGACCGAGGTTACCGACTCGCCCGACGACGCCGCGACGCCACCCGCGGCGCCCCCGAAGGAGAGCGAACCGGCGCGCTGGTTCGGACTGCGCAATCCGTTCGCCGTCGGCTTCTACGCCGTGCTCGGCGGCCTCGTCGCGCTCGCGCTGGGCATCGCGGTGACCAACATCGTGACCGTCATCGTGTACATCGCGTTCGCCCTCTTCGTCGCGCTCGGCCTCGACCCGGTGGTGCGCGCGCTCGAGCGCAAGAACGTGTCGCGGGTGTGGAGCATCGTCATCGTCTACTTCGGGTTCGCCATCGTGCTCGCCGGCGTGCTCCTGCTGATCCTGCCCACGGTCGTCGAGCAGATCGCCCAGTTCATCACCGACATCCCCACCCTGATCAACAACTTCATGCAGAGCGACGTCTTCCTCTGGGCGGAGGACAACTTCGGCGACTCGCTCGGCGACATCCTCGGCGAGGTCGAGAGCTTCGTGACCAATCCGAGCAACATCGCCGCCATCGGCGGCGGCGTGCTCCAGGCCGGCATCACGCTAGCCACCGGCATCTCCGGCGCGATCATCGTGATCGTGCTGAGCCTGTACTTCCTCGCGTCGCTGCCGACCATGAAGCAGGCCTTCTACCGCCTGGCTCCGGCACGCAACCGCTCCGGGATCGCCGACCTCACCGAGCAGATCACCGACTCCGTCGGCGGCTACCTCATGGGAATGGTGATCCTGGCGTTCTTCAACGCGACGTTCACGTTCATCATGTACCTGATCCTCGGGCTGCCGTTCCCGGCCCTCCTCGCGGTCACGTCGTTCTGCATCACGATCATCCCGCTGGTCGGTCCGGTGCTGTTCTGGATCATCGGATCGACCGTCGCGCTGTTCGCCGACCCCCTCCTGGCCCTCATCTTCGCCGCGGCGTACCTCGTCTACATGCAGATCGAGGCCTACGTTCTCACCCCGCGCGTGATGAACCGCACGATCTCGATCCCCGGGTCGCTCGTGGTCATCGGCGCCCTCGTCGGCGGCACGCTGCTGGGCCTGCTGGGTGCCCTGGTCGCGATCCCGGTGACGGCCTCGATCCTGCTGATCATCAAGCAGGTGCTGATCCCCCGGCAGGACGCCAAGGTGTAG
- a CDS encoding chorismate mutase yields the protein MTETPEQTLLRLRATIDNIDAALIFVLAERFRATKQVGELKADHGMPASDPSREEQQVARLRRLAEEADLDPAFAEKWFNFVVAEVIRHHTAAADAR from the coding sequence ATGACCGAGACGCCCGAGCAGACCCTGCTGCGGCTGCGCGCCACGATCGACAACATCGATGCGGCGCTCATCTTCGTGCTCGCCGAGCGCTTCCGTGCGACCAAGCAGGTGGGTGAGTTGAAGGCCGATCACGGGATGCCCGCATCCGACCCCTCGCGCGAAGAGCAGCAGGTCGCGCGCCTCCGACGCCTCGCCGAAGAGGCCGACCTCGACCCGGCCTTCGCCGAGAAGTGGTTCAACTTCGTCGTCGCCGAGGTCATCCGTCACCACACGGCCGCCGCCGACGCCCGCTGA
- a CDS encoding ATP-binding protein, producing MAAELPIGTLLESSDGAHAHVLARKLNRHTFWCGQSGSGKTYALGVLLEQVMLETELPLVILDPNSDYVRLGEMRAGADRASADELRSRDVRVLGRNGDHDLRVQFTNLPLKSKAAVAQIDPILDADEYNHLLRLEDEVHSIDDRDLVAHLRAKGSAVHDKLANRLENLGISEWDLWAWGGRNVGDHLDERADATVLDLGGFPTPAESRAAALAVLDHLWEHREERVGRLIVIDEAHNLCRPDPSTPVERLLTERIVQIAAEGRKYGLWLLLSTQRPSKVHINALSQCDNLALMRMSSPKDLAELADVFGYAPASMLERSSAFAQGQALFAGGFVDSPVLVQMGARLTEEGGSDVAVPLR from the coding sequence ATGGCCGCCGAACTCCCCATCGGGACCCTGCTCGAATCGAGCGACGGCGCCCACGCGCACGTGCTCGCCCGCAAGCTCAACCGCCACACGTTCTGGTGCGGCCAGAGCGGGTCGGGCAAGACCTACGCGCTCGGCGTGCTGCTCGAGCAGGTGATGCTCGAGACCGAGCTTCCCCTGGTCATCCTCGACCCGAACTCGGACTACGTGCGTCTCGGGGAGATGCGGGCGGGCGCGGATCGTGCATCCGCCGACGAGCTGCGCTCGCGCGACGTGCGCGTGCTCGGCAGGAACGGCGACCACGACCTTCGGGTGCAGTTCACGAACCTGCCGCTGAAGTCCAAGGCCGCGGTCGCCCAGATCGATCCGATCCTCGACGCCGACGAGTACAACCACCTGCTGCGCCTCGAAGACGAGGTGCACTCGATCGACGACCGCGACCTCGTCGCCCACCTCCGGGCCAAGGGGTCGGCGGTGCACGACAAGCTCGCCAATCGCCTCGAGAACCTGGGGATCAGCGAGTGGGATCTGTGGGCGTGGGGCGGACGCAACGTCGGCGACCACCTCGACGAGCGTGCGGATGCGACCGTCCTGGACCTCGGCGGGTTCCCCACACCGGCGGAGTCGCGGGCTGCCGCGCTCGCCGTGCTCGACCATCTGTGGGAGCACCGCGAGGAGCGCGTCGGACGGCTCATCGTGATCGACGAGGCGCACAACCTCTGCCGCCCCGACCCGTCGACCCCCGTCGAGCGGCTGCTCACGGAACGGATCGTGCAGATCGCCGCCGAGGGCCGCAAGTACGGACTGTGGCTGCTGCTGTCGACGCAGCGCCCGTCGAAGGTGCACATCAACGCCCTGTCGCAGTGCGACAACCTCGCCCTCATGCGGATGAGCTCGCCGAAGGACCTCGCCGAGCTCGCCGACGTCTTCGGCTACGCGCCGGCGTCGATGCTGGAGCGCTCGTCGGCGTTCGCGCAGGGGCAGGCCCTGTTCGCGGGCGGGTTCGTCGATTCGCCCGTGCTGGTGCAGATGGGCGCGCGCCTGACCGAGGAAGGCGGCTCCGACGTCGCCGTCCCCCTGCGCTGA